Below is a genomic region from Penaeus chinensis breed Huanghai No. 1 chromosome 42, ASM1920278v2, whole genome shotgun sequence.
ctGATTGATTTATACAAAATCACGAGTTATTAGTAAGTGAAGAGAATgtggatttttccttttttagttgCAATGAATGCTGTAGGATGTACAATATCTAAATCTCAATtgcaataaatgaattgataaattagAAAATGAATAGAGGGATAGACCCATAGataagataggtggatagataaatgggaTTAGATAGGtctacatagatggatagataggcccagattatggatagataggtttagatagatggatagataggcccagattgatggatagataggtctagataaatggatagataggcctagatagatggatagataggcccagattgatgaatagataggtctagataaatggatagataggcctagatagatggatagataggcccagattgatggataggtaggtctagatagatggatagagaggccctgaatagatggatagataggcctagatagatggatagatatacccagatagatggatagatagggctagatagatagatagacccaaatagatagatggatagactcagatagatggatagataggcccagatatatgaatatataggcctagatagatggatagactcagatagatggatagactcagatagatggatagataggcccagatagatgaatagataggcctagatagatgaatatatatataatataaagagagagagagagagtgagtgagtgagtgagtgagtgagtgagtgagtgagtgagagagagagagagagagagagagagagagagagagagagagagggagagagagagagagagagagagagagagagagagagagagagagagagagagagagagagagagagagagagagagagagagagagagagagagagagagagagagagagagagagagagagagagagagagagagagagagagagagagagagagagagagagagagagagagagagagggagagagagggagagagagagagagagagagagagagagagagagagagagagagagcgagagagagagagagagagagagagagataggaattgTGTTGAGGTGAAGTGGTCTCGCCCGGCGCTAAgaagattactgttattatttttctttctgctttcacttttgatttttttttgggaAGAGATGAGTtagcgaggattttttttttaagggatgaGTTAGCAAGGGTTGGCCTGTGTAGGtgtgaaatattttttattttatgtgtatatgtgattatttttttaaattcttaatttGTAGAGATGAGTTAGCGGGGgctggcctgtgtgtgtgtttttttttttttttttttttttttttatagtgaaaGGTGGTacttttatttcttgtattttgagGAGTCATATGGTAACTTGTCTGAAATCGAACACGGAAGGTGACTTTCAGTTTCCTGATGGTATTTGGCGGTGTAGATACGGATTATTTTTATTGAATTCTGTGTGGCGATATTTTATATGTAACATGAACGAGTTTTTAAGAATTGTTATTTGTAATAGTAATTTATAGAGAACATTAACCGCAAGTTTTCCGTGAAAGTAATTTTTTCCGTGAAAGGGAATGTATGAATTTCACTGCGATGAAGTAGCCTTTATTAAGATGTATAGTAGTCttgtatatagtttttatatctagtatattgttgttaatatagaTGATCAAGATGGCAACTTCACTTAACGATTATGGGAAGTCGCGTCTTTTGGAATAAAGCATACAACTGTAGTATAGATTTTCGAGGCATAGCGTAATTTCTATAAAGTGTTTACTTCTGCTACTTATAAATGGAGGTAAGCTTGGTATGTTTATGGAAATGGCACGCTGACTTTGAGTTGCAATTAATTCTTTGTAATTTTTGTGGGCTTACTTGCTTTTATAATGAATTTAGCTACTTGACTGTTTCTTCGCGTTCGAGAAAATGGTTTAAGTGGCTCAGTCTTCTGTGATAATTGAAGAAACACTTATAACGAATCAATCTCTGTCAGACTTGAGTAAAATGAATAAAggcaagaaaaaatagataaatgaaaaaaaaagtatgcctATTACTGTACTTTtttaagtggggaggggagggggggattgttcACGACTCACCCCCTCCTATTTCGGTCATCGCCTCAAAGCACCCTTCTGAATTTGTTAATAGCTAGTTAAGGGGTGCTTCGGAAGCCCTTTAAAAAGGCTGGTGGCTGGtttgtcccttttctctcctctttcggcCTTTGGATTATTGGGTCGAGTTATGAGGCCGTTATGCAAATGCCAGTGAATGTGGCATGTCGCGTTTGTTCTTCCAATGTcgtatcatttttctcttttatgagGGCTATGTTGGGTGGGATGTGGATGCTGAATATAATTTGATTATTAATTGTGAGTTGTGCGTAAGGCTGGACTTGGTGTAACAAGAAATACtgttatgtcattgttattgcattGTCAACGGTAACCCGCGACTTGGTGAGCAGCTTGACTATTACTGTGACGCTAGAGGCAGGATTTATGCGTTGATTGGAGCTAGTAATCAGTTATTACCTGTATGTTttgatatatgaatttatacaagaGTATAATACAGGTAAAAGACTTGCAAAATTTAACTGAGGTGCAGACCTTGTTATAGTTGATGAATAAGTTAGAGACATGTTAATCCAAAGTCTAGGCTACATCTTCGCGAGTTAAATGGCTGTGCGGAATTTTTTTTGAATGAATGTGAATAAATGACTCCACATTGCGAGATCTGTAATTGATGGTCCGGTGTTCATCAGAGCTTAATTCAGATAAAATGTATTAAACCAAATAACGGTTCATGAATACTTTGCTTTGTGAAATTTACTCGGGTGTTATTCGTACAAGTTTTACGTATCTAAAGGCTGCCCTAGAAATTGTGATTATAAGTGGTTGTTGTAGAATATTGAGATGTAGGTTAATATCGGTCTTAAATATCGGTCTTAAACTTCGGTCGCTGATCCACTCCATGTGCGAATGTGTGCGGATAACTGGGAATAAGTTAGATGGattcatttttataatataaaagttTTATTCGTGGTAGCAACTGTTGTTGGTAGAATCTTCAGTGCGTCTTGATTAAGGCGAGTGGTAATTATAGAGATTTAATAGTAATGGTGACGTAATAATTGTggggatgatgatactgataatgattacgataacggcgatgatgtgataatgatattgattgtggtgatgaatatgataatggtgctgatttgatgatcatggtgatacaattatgataatgatgattattgttttttttgcatCGTCCTTTGAAGTAATTGGTGTTTATAGCCTGTGGTATTATAGCCTCTGGGAACGCGGTCTGTTTTGGCGAATGGTACTCGGGTGTGTGATCAACAGCGTGCAATTTTCTCTGACTGTTGCAATAACGTTGAGGCGAATCATCCTTATTAATAGGGAAGGTCTTGAATTATATTTGTGTTGAGAATTCTTTTAGTTGGCGTGCTGTCACTGAACGTTGTCATAaggttgacatttttttttatacatttcatgtctttttctttctctttttctttgtttagctGTATATTTATTGACaacctatttatatgtttaattatagTGGCCTTTTTTTAATTAAGTAAGGCCtatttacgtatttatctatttatttgtgtttacttaACCTACCTGTTTATGTTTACTTCCTTACTttactcactctcttattctacctattcatccattcattccatcatctatttatctatgcatctatataattACACCAGGAGTACGAGCCTAAACCTATCTGACCTTTAGTATGGAGGACACATCTGGCGAAGGTTATGTCGCTTCTCACTCCGCTCGGGTGGAAACATCTGCCGGCTGCAAGTGTCACTGACAGAGAGGCTGATTGATAACTTATATTTGTGTATGGTGAGATGTATTGATGGTATGAGAAGtggttgaatgtgtgtgtgtgtgtgtgtgtgtgtgtgtgtgtgtgtgtgtgtgtgttggtctgtttctatatttgtgtatctggCTTATTTGTGTAATCATCTAggtttatctgtgtctatctctatatttgtatatctatatatatatctatataattctatccatctatctgcctatcaatctgtatctatatgtatgtctatttacatacctttatgattattatacagGACATATTTACCCAGACTTAGACAAAAAGTTTCAGTTCTAAACCTCGGAGCATAGATCCACTACTAGCGATATTTTTAGCgatgaaagaatatgaaaaagatataAGATTTGAGAAAACAAGTTACGTGAGCGAGGCATCCTCCTGCTGCCAGAGATGTTGCTTTGTAGATAGGCCTGCGTTTCTTGTCATCTTACTGGTAacctaggtgtatatgtatacagtgattgtgtgtgtgtgtgtgtgtgtgtgtgtgtgtgtgtgtgtgtgtgtgtgtgtgtgtgtgtgtgttatatgtcctgtacttaatttctttatatattatatatattatatattatatattatatattatatattatatgcatcaAGAGAACTTGTATTTCTGTTGGTTATCATCACTAACCTGTCGATTATTAAATAATTGTCATAAGCAATCTATCAGCCTGTCACCAGTCGTCATCACCCTGCCAGTTGTCAATTTAAttgtcatcaccaacctgtcagtcaccaagtcattatcattattcttgtcatcacCCCGTCATCACCAGCCAGCCATCACTCAGTCATCAGTCATAAGCCAACCTGACAAGTGCACCTTCTCCTCGATAGATAAAGTAGAGTGCTTCCTTGCATGGTTCACATTATGGTTGTGAACTGTGTTTatgtactatgtatgtgtgtgtgtgtatgtgtatgtgtatgtgtttgtgtcatagagggagagagtgtggtgagtaagtaagagagagagagagagagagagagagagagagagagagagagagagagagatagagagagagagagagagagagagagagaaagtgtgcgtgtgtgtgtagaggaaaaggtggaggtagagagattttatttttgtttgtgataatggtattgatggcggggggggggggggatggagagtggcggagagatggagaaatagagggagagtaggaaggaaagaagggagtagAGGGGGACAAGGAtgtggagagggggtagaggagaagaaaggaggggagaagaggggagaggagaagaaaagtgaggtatagagaagatagaagaaaaaaagacaagagaaaggaacagaagagaaatgaggtgaagtgaagagagggcaagagaggacaggagagaagagcaggtaggaaaagatgggagagagCCAGCTGAGACAACGGGGTAAGGAAGGGTCGAGCAACCGGGTCCTCCCACGCCCAAGCTGACTCAGGGTAGAACTCGTCCTACGTGTTCCGCCCTCAAGTTCACACGCCCATTCGCCCGCTAGTCCGCACGCCCATCCGCCCTCAAGTCCGCGCGCCCACCCGCCCTCAAgtccgcccgcccacccgccctcaaGTCCACCAGCCCACCCACCCGCAAGCCCACACGCCCACTCGCCCTCAAGTCCACCCGCCCACTCGCCCTCAAGTCCGCACGCCTACCTGCCCTCAAATCCGCCCGCAAGTCCACCCGCCCTCAAgtccgcccgcccacccgcccccaAATCCGCCCACCTGCCCTCAAATCCGCCCGCAAACCCGCAAGTTCACCCGCCCGCAAATCCGCCCGCCcatccgcccacacgcccacctgCCCTCCCGGATTAAGATTTTGCAGGATTCTGAGTCAGATTCTCTAGACGCCGCGAGGGCTTTGCGGTCCTTTTGCTGTCAGAAGTATTGTCGTCTTTTATATCGTGTCATCAAACATCgccatcgttattgttactgttttattattattattgttatcgtgggtggtgtcgttattgttgttattatcgttgttgttgtcatcatcatcattattattgtagttattattattattattattattattattattattatttttattgttattgtcgtcattatcatcattattattgttgttattattattattattattattattattattattattattattattattattgttgttatcatcatcaccatcatcaccatcttcccaactgttaatattactatttctattattattgatattgctattgtcattgctattattactgttattaatagactactacagttattattataattctttttgttattattattcttattgttattcttattgttattattattattattattattattattattattattattattggtattgttattatcattgttatttttttatgatgagtattactactactattattgttctaattattaatgtttttgttggtataatattatttttacttctattattatttctactactactattaattattgttattattattattgttgttattgttattattattattattattattgttgttattgttattattattcttattgttattattattattatattattattattattgttgttattgttattattattattattattattattattattgttgttattgttattattattattattattattattatattattattattattattgttgttattgttattattattattattgttgttattgttattattattattattattgttgttgttatcatcatcaccatcatcaccatcttcccaactgttaatattactatttctattattattgattattattattattggtattgttattatcattgttattttttatgatgagtattactactactattattattattattgttgttattgttattattattattgttgttattgttattattattcttattgttattattattattattattattattgttgttattgttattattattattattgttgttgttatcatcatcaccatcatcaccatcttcccaactgttaatattactatttctattattattgattattattattattattgttgttgttatcatcatcaccatcatcaccatcttcccaactgttaatattactatttctattattattgattattattattattgttgttattgttattattattattattattatttttattattgttgttattgttattattattattattattggtattgttattatcattgttattttttatgatgagtattactactactattattattattggtgttattgttattattattattggtgttattgttattattattattgttgttattgttattattattgttattgttattattattattattggtgttattgttattattattattggtgttattgttattattattattggtgttattgttattattattattattattattattattattattatattattattattattgttgttattgttattattattattatattattattattattattattattattattgttatacttatgataatgatgatgataatgttaataataataatattattttgaaattaaaaataaaattcatgttaatgataaaatattttgatgtgatgataatattggtaatagtaatggaaaaaataatgatgataatcattattattattatcataattattatggtatttttgcagttattgttatcatcatcatcattattattatcattgtcattctcattaccatttataacacacaagcaagcattcgggacatacgcacacgcatatacatacactcatactcacgtaaaacccccctcccccttccgcgcGGACATGCATGTACGCAACCGCATGATGCATGTTGAATGTCCATGTTTGTCCTGAGTGCTACTGCCTTGACATCTGAGAATTTGTAATTACCTTGGTTTATTCTGTTTACCGGTTTATTGCTgtcgcatgtatatgtattacagagagagagggaaggggagaagaggagggaaggagaggaggagagaaggagagaaggagaggaggagaggaggagaggaggagaggaggagagaaggagagaaggagaggaagagagagaggagagaaggagaggaggagagaaggagagaaggagggaagctgagaaggagggaaggagaggaggagaggaggagagaaggagggaaggagaagaggagggaaggagagaaggaggagtgggagagagagagagagtgagagactgtatgtgtcagacagacaaacagacacacacacacacacacacacacacacacacacacacacacacacacacacacacacacacacacacacacacacacacacacacacacacacacacacacacacacacacacacacacccacccacccacccacccacccacccacccacccaaacaccctctcatcccttttcttAGCTCACAGAGTGCACACCAGGCTACTTACCTGGCTTTGTCATGTCACGCGGTCCTGACTCTCCTTTTGTTACCGAACTGCTACGTCATGTCTGTATTCTCGATGCCTGCCCGACGCACCACGTACTAAGGGGCTAAGGCATACAAGGACGATGTAGGTGAAtagaggggttaggggaggaatGCCGGGCGAGAGGGGAAAGGCTTGTCTTGAAGATATTCAGTATGGGGGGCATTTTATCGTTGTTATAAGAGTTGAtggtgttattactactactactgccactactactactactattattattattgttgttgttattatttttattactactattattgttattattattattattattgttatacttatgataatgatgatgataatgttaataataataatattattttaaaaataaaaataaaattaatgttaatgataaaaattatgatggtgatgataatattggtaatagtaatggaaaaaataatgatgataatcattattattattatcataattattattggtatttttgcagttattgttatcatcatcatcattattattatcattgtcattctcattaccattattaatattaattacctagttttaattgcaataatgataatgataataatagtgatgataattatatcaatgataatgaaaacgataatgataatgatggcaataatattgagaatgatgtcattatgattttagtcatcatcttattttttaatgttattgttataatctttattgttgatattaatgataatactattatcgtcattattattattattgttattattatactgttattttttatcattcttattattatccgttatcattattgttattgttgtaattactgttgttgttatttattattgttataactgttattgttattttcattgttactcctactttttttttgtcaaaagacGCGAAGAATGGCATCCGTGGCCCATCACGATGCATGGCTGACCTGAGTCGCAAAACTAATATGCAGGACATGACTGTCATGGCATGCTACGTTTCCCATACATGACGAGGGGCGAGCGCATGACACACCGATAAGGCAGATGTGCTAATCTGTATGTTTGGTCTGGTGTGTCTGACATGTGGGATATGACACACTTTTTGACAGGAGTGACATGCCATGCGATACTTAGTGTGTGTTAAGCGATCAGTGTGTCATGCAGGGGGATTGGGCTGGTGCGATTGATATATACGAGATTGGCGTGTTTCGTAACTTGAAATGCTTGGCGGATACATGATCTGGGGTCAACTTCTGGTTCCGGCATCACGAAttttgagagtatatatatatgtatatatgcacatatatatacatatatatatatagatatatatgtatatatacacacatatatacatatttatatacttaaacatatacatatatttttttttctctctctcttttcttttcattttctttctttattattttttctttctttttcttttattagtttttctttcatttctgtttttcctttctttctttctatttattttctttgtttttctttaatcttaattgttttctttctttcttttcttttctttactttcttttcgtaGTTCGCATTTACATTTAGATTTTTAAAGTATTTAGAAGGCCATcagtgaaatttaaaaaaaatatgcaaatcatGTTGATTTCCGGCTTGCATCTTTAATTTTTACAAATTTTCGGTGAATTTATAGCAACTGAAAATTATCGTCGATTTTTTTCATGGAAACCTCgggaaattataaatatatatatatatatatatatatatatatattcaactacaGGCCACAACTCCATTTACAGGTGAGGATATGCGCGAATCTTCTTTTAGttcgcaaaagaaagagagagagagagagagagagagagagagagagagagagagagagagagagagagagagagagagagagagagagagagagagagagagagagagagagagagagagagagagagagagagagagagagagagagagagagagagagagagagagagagagagagagagagagagagaggagagagagagagagagagagagagagagagagagagagagagagagagagagaggggaaggagagagagagagggagagagagacagagagagagggagagagagacagagagagagggagagagagacagagagagagggagagagagacagagagagagggagagagagacagagagagggagagaaagagagagagagatagagagagaagagagagagagagagagagagagagagagagagagagagagagagagagagagagggagggagggatatatatatatatatatatataaatatatatatatatagagagagagagagagagagagaaagagaaagagaaagagaaagagaaagagaaagagaaagagaaagagaaagagaaagagaaagagaaagagaaagagaaagagaaagagaaagagaaagagaaagagaaagagagaagagaaagagagagagagagagagagagagagagggggggagagaaggagatagagagagagatagaaagaaaaagatttcGTGATTGTAACACTTAAAAGGATTGTTGGATTCATATTCGATGtgaaggataattatgataaaaaaagaaatagaaatgaaaatacacgcgaataaatatacaatttcttaaatttatatttatctttatttatttatttgattagttTATTTTAGGTTAcggtctccttttcttccctcccccccttctctctctctctctctctctctctctctctctctctcgctctcgctctctctctctctctctctctctctctctccctccctccctccctccctccctcccctccctccctcctccctccctccctccctccctccctctccctccctccctctccctccctccctccctccctctccctccctccctccctccctctccctccctccttccctccctccctccctccctcctctccctccctccttctccctccctctcccctcctctccctctccctctgccacttAAGTCCATGGAACAAACTCTAGAGCTAACTGTTCCGTAAGCGATGCCGGCCGCCCTGCGAGGCCGCGCCGCCAACACGCACGGCCTGAGTGGGTCAGAAACACCAGAAACATCACCAGagggtttttttattattattatagcggtCGCGTCTGATGgtaataaatgtgtttatgattattaccTGTGCTGGTTCCTCCCGCCGGGGCGCTGAGGTCTCGTGGACAGATGCagccgcgtttttttttttttttttttttttttttttttttttctttcccaaagCAGTCTGGTTCCGAAAGCAGATGCGTTTCGTGCTCGCTCGCTGGCCCCATTCCCTGCGTGATGGGGATTTCTGGCGGGTTGTGGCTGTGTGctatacacactcaaacgcacgcaCGGGCATGCgcctatataaacatacgtatatattgtacacatataattatattcatgtacatataccatgtacatatatacaaatatgcaaatatacagttatatgaatatgcacatacaGCTATACAcgttacacatgcacatacgtacatatacgtacatataactgttctcactctctctctctttatctatctatcaatctgtctgtctgtctatctctatctcctccctctccctctccctctccctctcttcttctgtgcCAGCATGACTTAACGACCATATGTTTCGTAACCTGGTTTGCGGGGAATGTGACAGCTCATATGACAAATTCTGTATGACAGGTTATGTCGGGTCATGGTGCTGT
It encodes:
- the LOC125047776 gene encoding non-classical arabinogalactan protein 31-like, whose translation is MKEYEKDIRFEKTSYNSSYVFRPQVHTPIRPLVRTPIRPQVRAPTRPQVRPPTRPQVHQPTHPQAHTPTRPQVHPPTRPQVRTPTCPQIRPQVHPPSSPPAHPPPNPPTCPQIRPQTRKFTRPQIRPPIRPHAHLPSRIKILQDSESDSLDAARALRSFCCQKLCRVMVLSCNAAVESVT